From the Dehalococcoidia bacterium genome, one window contains:
- a CDS encoding glycosyltransferase family 1 protein translates to MKTRVLLLRDVPEHRLLSMERLADGIEQGFDAHDRIAMRPMALHESATAKRAGLGTLDSYATRYLRYPLLAGVRRADVYHIVDHGYGHLAALLPKNRVVASCHDLVLLRAEEGEAGPRGRRSTLLRFRWSTSFLRSVARVIVPTHVTRRDAERLLGVDPARIAVVPYGVGGVFRPFDEDRRAALKREVAPGAAVAVLHVSTGGPYKNVEGVLRTIAALRSSGMPVTLIRAGAPLTAAQRSLTSQLDVADAIVDCGPVPDARLVELYNACDVLLFPSHHEGYGWPPLEAMACGTPVVASECQTLLEVCDGAALHAPAADPHALAWQVRRTIDDRDLRERLGWAGIERAAQCSWQRTIDGFASAYTAVAEQRARYMVTA, encoded by the coding sequence ATGAAGACGCGCGTGCTGCTGCTGCGCGACGTGCCCGAGCATCGCCTGCTCTCGATGGAGCGTCTCGCCGACGGTATCGAGCAGGGCTTCGATGCGCACGATCGCATCGCGATGCGGCCGATGGCGCTGCACGAGTCGGCGACCGCGAAGCGCGCCGGGCTCGGGACGCTCGACAGCTACGCGACGCGCTATCTGCGCTACCCGCTGCTCGCCGGCGTCCGCCGCGCCGACGTGTATCACATCGTCGATCACGGCTACGGGCACCTCGCGGCGTTGTTGCCGAAAAACCGCGTCGTCGCGTCCTGCCACGACCTGGTGCTCCTGCGCGCCGAAGAGGGCGAAGCCGGTCCTCGCGGGCGCAGATCGACGCTGCTGCGATTTCGCTGGAGCACGTCGTTCCTGCGAAGCGTCGCCCGCGTGATCGTGCCGACGCACGTCACCAGGCGCGACGCAGAGCGGCTGCTCGGCGTCGATCCGGCGCGCATCGCTGTCGTGCCGTATGGCGTCGGCGGCGTCTTCCGCCCGTTCGACGAGGACCGCCGCGCCGCGCTCAAGCGCGAAGTGGCACCGGGCGCTGCGGTCGCGGTACTGCACGTCTCGACCGGCGGGCCGTACAAAAACGTCGAAGGTGTGCTGCGTACCATCGCCGCGCTGCGATCGTCGGGCATGCCTGTCACGCTGATCCGCGCAGGGGCGCCTCTGACCGCCGCGCAACGCTCCCTGACATCGCAACTCGACGTCGCGGACGCGATCGTCGATTGCGGCCCGGTGCCCGACGCGCGCCTTGTCGAGCTGTACAACGCCTGCGACGTGCTGCTCTTTCCTTCGCACCACGAAGGTTACGGATGGCCGCCGCTCGAGGCGATGGCGTGCGGCACGCCGGTCGTCGCATCGGAGTGCCAGACGCTGCTCGAAGTCTGCGACGGCGCGGCGCTCCACGCCCCGGCCGCGGATCCGCACGCACTCGCATGGCAGGTGCGGCGCACGATCGACGATCGCGACCTGCGCGAACGCCTGGGGTGGGCCGGCATCGAGCGGGCGGCGCAATGCTCGTGGCAGCGCACGATCGACGGTTTCGCATCGGCCTACACTGCCGTCGCGGAGCAGCGTGCACGATACATGGTGACCGCATGA